From the genome of Campylobacter vulpis, one region includes:
- a CDS encoding YopX family protein: MKLKDFDFRIWLNGSYIYLDEIGFEKINQNYFLACCGDGEKLTEKYKFYIKTNISKETYKQRTQKLEDLELELYTGFEDKNGVKIFENDIVLFIPNDSEKFLYTINYDKKRGFFFSDDCNLDDEYCEGCTEVIGNIHENKELVDFMEKEKEAFKKFHQKFENKYDENGKVVKEFYEEDTRLRIYFQQELEKLLKEMGFYNENEQTRKRSRKKG; the protein is encoded by the coding sequence ATGAAGTTAAAAGACTTTGATTTTAGAATTTGGCTTAATGGTAGTTATATTTACCTTGATGAAATAGGATTTGAAAAAATCAATCAAAATTATTTTTTAGCTTGTTGCGGTGATGGTGAAAAGCTTACAGAAAAATATAAATTTTACATCAAAACTAACATTTCAAAAGAAACATACAAACAAAGAACTCAAAAATTAGAAGATTTAGAACTAGAACTTTACACAGGATTTGAAGATAAAAATGGTGTAAAAATTTTTGAAAATGATATTGTGCTTTTTATACCAAATGATAGTGAGAAATTTTTATATACAATAAATTACGATAAAAAGCGAGGTTTTTTCTTTAGCGATGATTGCAATTTAGATGATGAATATTGCGAGGGTTGCACTGAGGTTATAGGTAATATCCACGAAAACAAAGAATTAGTGGATTTTATGGAAAAAGAAAAAGAAGCTTTTAAAAAATTCCATCAAAAATTTGAAAACAAATATGATGAAAATGGCAAAGTTGTTAAAGAATTTTATGAAGAAGATACAAGACTTAGAATTTACTTTCAACAAGAATTAGAAAAACTTTTAAAAGAAATGGGATTTTACAATGAAAATGAACAAACAAGAAAGCGGAGTAGAAAGAAAGGCTAA
- a CDS encoding P-loop NTPase family protein, translating into MIISIINKKGGVGKTPFAFSIAKDLGYFLQSNDNSIIEKIYPEKAKILPTPKKIDNCVYDFGGFVEKGVLSIVKESNVVIIPCTSNYNSLLRTLETLNEIGNDDRVCILVTDYRDEKEKKQICETLESNFTDLNLFFFKFSKIIENSMSSGASFTELYNENNLSRLSYTNFFNEYQRLLHFIKKEKA; encoded by the coding sequence ATGATTATATCTATCATAAATAAGAAAGGCGGGGTCGGCAAAACCCCTTTTGCTTTTTCTATTGCTAAAGATTTAGGATATTTTTTACAAAGCAATGATAATTCTATTATTGAAAAAATTTATCCTGAGAAAGCAAAAATTCTACCAACGCCAAAAAAAATAGATAATTGCGTTTATGATTTTGGCGGTTTTGTGGAAAAAGGTGTATTGAGTATTGTCAAAGAGAGCAATGTTGTTATTATTCCTTGCACAAGCAATTATAATTCTTTACTTAGAACACTAGAAACTTTAAATGAAATAGGTAATGATGATAGAGTTTGTATCTTAGTTACAGATTACAGGGACGAAAAAGAAAAAAAACAAATTTGTGAAACTCTTGAAAGTAATTTTACAGATTTAAATCTTTTCTTTTTCAAATTTTCAAAAATCATTGAAAATTCTATGAGTAGTGGAGCTTCTTTTACTGAACTCTACAATGAAAATAATCTTTCAAGGTTAAGCTATACAAATTTCTTTAATGAATACCAAAGACTTCTACATTTTATTAAAAAGGAAAAAGCATAA